From the genome of Streptomyces sp. S4.7:
GGGATCCCTCCCGTACGGAAAACAGAAGCTCGTCGAGCTGGGCCGTGCCCTGTGCATGGAGCCCGCGGTGCTGCTCCTGGACGAACCCGTCGCCGGGATGACGGCCGACGAACGGCGCCGTACGGCGGCCGTCGTGGCCGGCGTACGCGACAGCCTCGGCATCTCGATCGTGCTGGTCGAACACGACATGGGGGTGGTGATGCGGCTCGCCGACGCCGTGACCGTACTCGACTTCGGACGGCGGATCGCCGGCGGTACGCCCGCCCAGGTGCAGAGCGATCCGGCCGTCGTCCGCGCCTACCTCGGCGAGAGCGCCGAGAACAGTGACACCAACGAGGAGGCCACGTCATGACCACCTTCGTCGAACTCCTCCTCGGCGGACTCTCCATGGGCTCCGTCTACGCCCTGATCGCCCTCGGCTTCGTCGTCATCTTCAAGGCCACCGAAGTGGTCAACTTCGCCCACGCCTCGCTCCTCCTCGCTGGCGGCTACGTCACCGCCGTGCTCCACGACGACATCGGCTTCTGGCCCGCACTCGCCGCCGGCATCGCGGGCGCCGCCGTCGTCGGGTCCGCCGTCGAGTACACCGTCATGCGCCGCTACCGGGGCGCCGACCACAGCGTCCTCGCCATCGTCACCATCGGCGTCGACATCCTCCTCACCACCGAACTCACCCGCCGCATCGGCACCGACGTCCTGGCGCTCGGCGACCCGTGGGGCGACGAACTCCTCACCATCGGCGACATCACCATCGCCCAGACCCGGGTCGCGGCGTTCGTCGCGGCGGCGCTGCTGATCACCGCGTTCCTGCTCGCCTTCCGCTACACGACCTGGGGCGTCGCGATGCGCGCGGCGGCGGAGAACCCGCAGACCGCCGCGCTCATGGGCGTACGCCTCGGCCGGGTCTCGCTCTCCGCCTGGGCGGTCGCGGGCTCGCTCGCCGCCGTCGCCGCCCTCTTCCTCACGGTCTTCCCGACCCCCGGCCTCGAACGCGCCACCTCCCTCGCCGCGCTCAAGGCCTTCCCGGCCGCGATTCTCGGCGGCCTCGACTCCACGACCGGGGCGCTCGCCGGGGGACTCATCGTCGGCGTCACCGAGTCCTTCGCCACCGGCTACCAGAGCGATCTGACCTTCCTCGGGCGCGGATTCGGCGACCTCGCGCCGTATCTCGTGATGGTCGCGGTGCTGCTGGTCCGGCCCGCCGGGCTCTTCGGTACGAAGGAGCTCGCCCGTGTCTGACACAAGGCAGGTCCCCGCCACGGCTCGCGCCCTCCTGCGCCACCCCCGCGCCTACGCCTGGCTCGCCGGCTCCCTCCTGCTCCTCGCCCTGCCCTTCTACCTCGACCGCTTCTGGCTCCAGGCCGGGCTCTTCGCGATGGCCGCCGCCATCGGCGCCATCGGCCTCAACCTCCTGACCGGCGCCACCGGACAGCTCTCCATGGGCCACTCCTTCTTCCTCGCCGTCGGCGCCTACGGCTACTGCGTCCTCGCGGGCGAGAGCGGCGAGGAGAACGGCCGGCAGCTCACCGGACTCGGTCTGCCGACCTGGCTCGCGGC
Proteins encoded in this window:
- a CDS encoding branched-chain amino acid ABC transporter permease, whose product is MTTFVELLLGGLSMGSVYALIALGFVVIFKATEVVNFAHASLLLAGGYVTAVLHDDIGFWPALAAGIAGAAVVGSAVEYTVMRRYRGADHSVLAIVTIGVDILLTTELTRRIGTDVLALGDPWGDELLTIGDITIAQTRVAAFVAAALLITAFLLAFRYTTWGVAMRAAAENPQTAALMGVRLGRVSLSAWAVAGSLAAVAALFLTVFPTPGLERATSLAALKAFPAAILGGLDSTTGALAGGLIVGVTESFATGYQSDLTFLGRGFGDLAPYLVMVAVLLVRPAGLFGTKELARV